From Scleropages formosus chromosome 25, fSclFor1.1, whole genome shotgun sequence, a single genomic window includes:
- the LOC108928272 gene encoding adiponectin receptor protein 1-like: MSARGRPAGDAEGRVSEESHAFSDVELTEMGPLLEQGATAAGATSALRDTEEEEEDDDGVRVITLPLQAHHAMEKMEEFVHKVWEGRWRVIPYHLLPEWLKDNDYLLHGHRPPMPSFRACFGSIFRIHTETGNIWTHLLGLILFLCLGTLTMLRPNMYFTAPLQEKVVFGMFFLGAVLCLSFSWLFHTVYCHSEKVSRTFSKLDYSGIALLIMGSFVPWLYYSFYCSPQPRLIYLSVVCMLGIAAIIVAQWDRFATPRHRPTRAGVFMGLGLSGIVPTMHFTIAEGFVKATTVGQMGWFYLMGAMYITGAGLYAARIPERFFPGKCDIWFQSHQIFHVLVVAAAFIHFYGISNLQEFRYGLEGGCTDDSLL, encoded by the exons ATGTCGGCCCGCGGCCGCCCGGCCGGTGACGCGGAGGGCCGGGTCTCCGAGGAGAGCCATGCCTTCAGCGACGTGGAGCTCACCGAAATGGGGCCCCTGCTGGAGCAG GGAGCCACGGCCGCAGGGGCCACCTCGGCCCTCCGGGAcacagaggaagaagaggaggatgacGACGGCGTGCGAGTGATCACGCTGCCCCTGCAGGCTCACCACGCaatggagaagatggaggaATTTGTGCACAAG GTGTGGGAGGGACGCTGGAGGGTGATCCCGTACCACCTACTGCCCGAGTGGCTGAAGGACAACGATTACCTTCTGCACGGGCACCGGCCGCCAATGCCCTCCTTCCGTGCCTGCTTCGGCAGTATCTTCAGGATCCACACGGAGACGGGCAACATCTGGACACACCTCCTGG GTCTCATCCTGTTCCTGTGCCTGGGGACGCTCACTATGCTGCGACCCAACATGTACTTCACGGCCCCGCTGCAGGAGAAGGTTGTGTTCGGCATGTTCTTCCTGGGCGCCGTTCTCTGCCTCAGCTTCTCCTGGCTCTTCCACACCGTGTACTGCCACTCCGAGAAAGTGTCGCGCACCTTCTCCAA GCTCGACTACTCAGGCATCGCCCTGCTCATCATGGGCTCCTTTGTGCCCTGGCTCTACTACTCGTTCTACTGCTCGCCGCAGCCACGCCTCATCTACCTCTCCGTCGTGTGCATGCTGGGTATCGCAGCCATCATCGTGGCCCAGTGGGATCGCTTCGCCACGCCGCGTCACCGACCCACCCGCGCAG GGGTGTTTATGGGCCTCGGCCTCAGTGGTATCGTGCCTACAATGCACTTCACCATAGCGGAGGGCTTCGTCAAGGCCACCACCGTGGGCCAGATGGGCTGGTTCTACTTGATGGGTGCCATGTACATCACGGGTGCCGGACTATATGCCGCACGGATCCCAGAGCGCTTCTTCCCCGGCAAATGTGACATCTGG TTCCAGTCACACCAGATTTTTCACGTCTTGGTGGTGGCAGCGGCCTTCATCCATTTCTACGGGATATCCAACCTACAGGAGTTCCGCTATGGCCTGGAGGGAGGCTGTACCGACGATTCCCTGCtctag
- the LOC108928122 gene encoding leiomodin-1-like yields MSGREEEWGLARWGRQVSEDLDIDHLLADLSPEEVEELENELTMMDLDPSVPVGLRQRNQLEKAPATVHNHGAELDLRYREPKKLFEREFSSQADASKMEINKDRSLCLSDSQGDPSNSSEGGLVTGHSSKERMVPKNWISDPRDHCAGSSDRPSRGERRDKDKIKSHKDNEDKVLGKSMERKPQRQVKVFKPKEKSEIVNSNEREKKEQVKKIEKGDKGGQMFKLSRPPQKSGEKKVEQRNVRDMEAHGAISMETVQKEETRLQKNEKDEKKNKGKERLLGESQRLTGYKDPGGTNAYVKIPVEAGEVQAENEESTTKKFKELMEKIRNNDPETFELNVNNSSELKPQTLIQLVKALKENTHVRTLALANTRADDHVACALADILTCNKILNSINLDSNHLTGKGILALINALQDNATVTELRFHNQRHICGGKTEMEMARLLKENITLLKLGYHFQLPGPRMVVNSILSANMDKQRQKRLKDQKQAQADVKNKVPEKKRMKEDSTQIGYPGTSPKSSPQHSKSPSTRITPRQSREGEDGASAAIPEPPPQLPPAPVLNGDLLRNSLKPVSERKQDDQSGGHGLERNLRDQLLASIRNSSVYQLKKVKVPNRL; encoded by the exons ATGTCTGGAAGAGAAGAAGAATGGGGTCTGGCTCGCTGGGGGCGGCAAGTGAGTGAAGACCTGGATATCGACCACCTGCTGGCCGATCTGTCACCTGAGGAGGTGGAAGAGCTGGAGAACGAGCTCACCATGATGGACCTGGACCCCTCTGTGCCGGTTGGGCTCAGACAGCGCAACCAGCTGGAGAAAGCTCCGGCGACCGTTCACAACCATGGGGCTGAACTGGACCTCCGTTATCGAGAACCCAAGAAACTCTTTGAGAGAGAGTTCTCCTCACAG GCAGATGCTTCAAAAATGGAGATAAACAAAGACAGAAGCCTTTGTCTGTCAGATAGCCAAGGTGACCCCAGCAACAGCAGTGAAGGAGGGCTGGTAACTGGACATAGCTCCAAGGAGAGGATGGTGCCAAAGAACTGGATTAGTGATCCAAGAGATCACTGTGCTGGTTCATCAGACAGGCCAAGCAGAGGGGAAAGGAGGGATAAGGACAAGATCAAATCACATAAAGACAATGAGGACAAAGTACTTGGGAAATCTATGGAGAGAAAGCCACAGAGGCAAGTTAAAGTCTTTAAACCAAAGGAGAAGTCTGAAATAGTCAACAGTaatgaaagggaaaagaaagagcAAGTCAAGAAAATAGAGAAAGGGGACAAAGGAGGGCAGATGTTCAAGTTAAGTCGACCTCCACAGAAATCTGGAGAGAAAAAGGTAGAACAGAGGAATGTAAGAGACATGGAGGCACATGGTGCAATAAGCATGGAAACTGTACAAAAGGAGGAAACAAGGCTgcagaagaatgaaaaagatgagaagaaaaacaagggGAAGGAGAGGTTGTTGGGTGAATCCCAAAGGCTCACTGGATACAAGGACCCTGGGGGCACCAATGCATATGTGAAAATACCTGTTGAGGCTGGAGAGGTACAAGCAGAGAATGAAGAATCAACCACCAAGAAATTTAAGGAGCTCATGGAGAAGATCCGCAACAATGACCCTGAAACATTTGAGCTCAATGTCAACAACTCAAGTGAGCTCAAGCCCCAAACACTCATTCAGTTAGTTAAGGCactcaaagaaaacacacatgtCAGAACCTTAGCTTTAGCCAACACCCGAGCTGATGACCATGTGGCCTGTGCCCTTGCTGACATTTTGACTTGCAACAAGATCCTTAACAGCATCAACCTAGACTCCAACCATCTTACTGGGAAGGGTATCCTTGCCCTCATCAATGCCTTACAAGACAATGCCACTGTGACAGAGCTACGCTTCCACAACCAGCGTCACATCTGTGGTGGCAAGACTGAGATGGAGATGGCCAGGCTTCTCAAGGAGAATATTACGCTGCTCAAGCTGGGTTACCACTTTCAGCTGCCTGGCCCACGCATGGTGGTCAACAGCATACTTAGTGCCAACATGGATAAACAACGTCAGAAACGCCTGAAGGATCAGAAGCAGGCCCAGGCAGATGTTAAAAACAAGGTCCCAGAGAAGAAGCGGATGAAAGAAGACAGCACACAGATAGGGTACCCTGGAACTTCACCTAAATCTTCACCACAGCACTCAAAGTCACCCTCCACCAGGATAACCCCCAGACAGAGTAGAGAGGGTGAAGACGGGGCCAGTGCTGCAATCCCTGAACCTCCACCACAACTACCACCTGCTCCTGTGCTGAATGGTGACCTTCTGCGGAACTCTCTCAAACCAGTCTCGGAGAGAAAGCAGGATGATCAGAGCGGTGGGCATGGGCTTGAGAGGAACCTCAGAGACCAACTCCTGGCCTCCATTCGCAACAGCAGTGTATATCAACTCAAAAAG GTTAAGGTGCCAAATCGACTGTGA